The DNA sequence CCCGTGAGTCGTGGATTCACCCGGGGGTTCAAAGGTCGTTTCTCTCGACCTCGACTGACTGGAGGACACGAAAACGCTTTGGCAGTCGAAccatcttccttcctcctcctcctcctccttgtgttCTTTTTATATTAATCAGATCTAGATATGTGATTCTGCATCGTTGGTCCAGATCCtaccacataaacaaacacaaccaaatcAAGAATTTACAAAAACTACCGCTGGACACCAAACAGACTGATATTAAAAATGCTacgattctttttttttttgttgttgtcatttctttttttttcagtgtttctttccATTTTGTGATCAGCACATCAACTAAAAAATCAAACATGGCCACTTGAAGAGAAACGTGAACAAGCTGCTGGATTTGAAacgctgctgctcttctccttCAGATACTGATTCGATCCCAACGTGTCaagtaatcttttttttttcctgaacagCAGATGACGGCCTGTAAAGAGAGAAACGAACCACACGTACAAACTCActggacaaaaaaaataaaacccacTGCGAAGTCATTTAAACCCACTGTGAAGAGAGCGGTGATAACAACGTCTGTCAGCGgtcacgcaacacacacacacacacacacacacggcattttgcaaaaaagaaattcacaagtttttttcttctttttttttttttttatgtgggaGAGTCTCCGTCACATCGCGTCCTTTCCACCATTTTGTGTCAGTGTGCCGAACAGTGCTGTGGACACAAAATGGTGCCGCAAGGAAAAGCCACCTGGTCTCTTCCTCTCGTGATCCAGGGGGGTGTCTTAGCCCCTTTGCCCCATTCAGTGTCAAACAGGCCGAAGGGGGAGGGGCCGAGGAGGAAAGCTCTCACGAAGACGAGTCCCGGTCCCCTGGCGTCCGCAGAGACGGACGCGTGACTTAAGAAACCGTCTTCTTCCCGCCCAGGTCGGACTCCTTCCTGTCCAGCCGCATGTACGGCTCAAAGGCCGAGGAGCCGCAGCCGTAAGAGGACGTCAGTTCGTGATGAGCGCCCCCCAGCAGCGGCATGGAGAAGCACAGGGAGTGCGGCGGCGGGAGGCCCAGCCGCGGCGATGGCGGGGTGCCGCCCAGGGACGGCAGCGACAGCCCGAATGTCCCCCCCGATAGGCCGGACggggtgctgctgctgatgccgGGGGAGGAGCCTCCGCCCGGGCTGCTCAGCAGGGAGCCGTTGTGAGGCCCCAGCAGGGagttgtgggggggggcggggccggCCAGGAGGCGACCCTGCTCCAGGAGGCGCAGGATGTTGCAGGTGGCCAAGGActcggaggtggaggaggagcgtTTGTCCGAATCTTTGGTGGTGTCCTTCTTCTGCTTGGTCCGGCGGTTCTGGAACCAAACTTTGacctgaaacaacaaaaagaaatgtTCGTCATCATTTTTGCTCCAAATAGAAACTTTGTCTGCGGTTGAAGCCGTGAAATGAGAActtaaaaggaaagaaatattTGCAGTAGTGGCCGTCAAAGAAGAAATATgagttttatgtgtttatttgtcagaaAAGCAACAGAATCTTCagtttttatgtcattttttgAATCCTGAAAAGGACCACCAATGGTTCTTCTGCTGCATATGTGGAACCTCATGAAGTATCCACGTGTGTTCTCTTGTTTTTAACGTGCAGATCCTGGATGTTTCaacaaacatttacataaaaccATCAGGAATTCTTCCCCTGAACCTTCATATGCCTCAAAATTTGAAGTTTTCCACAAGCTGAACTCTCACATACGTGTACGATTGACTTCTCTGTGACCTGCGCTCGCTGCACATCTCCCGTGTCGCATGTTGAGCGCTGCGAGCGGCGAGAGCACGCAACGCCTCAGCCACAACCCGCTCATACGTGCGTACCTCCGTGCCGAACACGCGGAGATGCTGTAATCCCCCGGCACCAGCCATCGGATCAACGcggttgtttttctctgcacaTTTGATCATGGTGGGTCCTGAgcgctctctcctctctcacactcCACAGCTCTAACAGGCCGGAAGTGCACATGtgggagaggtgggggggagtCATATACTCGCGCCGATGCATCCTGCAAATATGATGCGAATGCACCAGGAGCTGAGATACTGGTGCAGGAGGCTGCAGAGGTGAGAGAAAATACAAGAACTCATGATCTCCATCGACATCTGCGTCTCATCACGGCAGCGAACGTTGAAGTTCCACCTCCCGAGCCGTCACGCCACCGGCAGCGGGTCGAGAGGAAAGCTCGCTGAACTCTGCCTGTCCTTGTCGGCCATGTTTAATTGATGGCGGCACA is a window from the Limanda limanda chromosome 22, fLimLim1.1, whole genome shotgun sequence genome containing:
- the vax2 gene encoding ventral anterior homeobox 2 — protein: MFDQATTMGDGSLRCGPAPLGSRSPVQSSSDTPGTSASTPTSSSEDGHDKLLGVDPDYCRRILVRDAKGTIREIVLPKGLDLDRPKRTRTSFTAEQLYRLELEFQRCQYVVGRERTELARQLNLSETQVKVWFQNRRTKQKKDTTKDSDKRSSSTSESLATCNILRLLEQGRLLAGPAPPHNSLLGPHNGSLLSSPGGGSSPGISSSTPSGLSGGTFGLSLPSLGGTPPSPRLGLPPPHSLCFSMPLLGGAHHELTSSYGCGSSAFEPYMRLDRKESDLGGKKTVS